In Candidatus Aegiribacteria sp., one genomic interval encodes:
- a CDS encoding protein-L-isoaspartate(D-aspartate) O-methyltransferase encodes MEKTARKREEGKERYLNSESSAAIYRMRMVRQDLAAAGITDESILNAFMRIPREEFVPSGTELANVYGDYPYPIGFGQTISQPFIVAFMIQMLEIEPGDRILEIGTGSGYQTAVLASMGMEVVTIELIPDLAVGARKAVEAVVPNADIKFIAADGYYGWTPAAPYDGIIVSAAPVSIPYELEEQLNPNGGRLVIPAGEWQQRLISVTRDGNDWIMKESLPVRFVPLVKPGKFWKGKSV; translated from the coding sequence ATGGAAAAAACTGCGAGAAAACGCGAGGAAGGAAAGGAACGATACTTGAATTCTGAATCTTCAGCTGCTATTTATCGTATGAGAATGGTCCGCCAGGACCTTGCAGCTGCGGGGATTACCGATGAAAGCATTCTCAATGCCTTCATGAGAATACCAAGAGAGGAATTTGTACCCTCTGGCACAGAGCTTGCCAATGTTTACGGTGATTACCCATATCCCATTGGATTCGGGCAGACGATATCGCAGCCTTTTATTGTAGCTTTCATGATTCAAATGCTTGAGATCGAACCTGGAGACAGAATACTTGAGATAGGGACTGGCTCAGGTTACCAGACAGCCGTTCTTGCTTCCATGGGTATGGAAGTGGTTACGATTGAGCTTATACCGGACCTTGCTGTTGGTGCCAGGAAGGCTGTCGAAGCAGTTGTTCCGAATGCGGATATCAAGTTCATAGCCGCAGACGGATATTACGGATGGACTCCGGCCGCTCCGTACGATGGGATTATCGTATCCGCTGCCCCTGTCAGCATACCGTATGAACTTGAAGAACAGCTGAACCCGAACGGCGGCAGGCTGGTAATACCTGCGGGAGAATGGCAGCAGAGATTAATTTCCGTTACCAGAGACGGCAATGACTGGATTATGAAAGAATCACTTCCGGTTAGATTCGTGCCGCTGGTGAAACCGGGTAAATTCTGGAAGGGGAAGAGTGTTTAA
- a CDS encoding replication-associated recombination protein A has protein sequence MDLLDNTNGIEPKPPLADLLRPRKLEEVAGQDHLLSKDAPFRKALTQGVLGSFILWGPPGSGKTTLILLVSEYTEHNFVRFSAVTGGVKQVRAIVADASRLRRIGTKTMLFVDEIHRFNKAQQDAFLPHVENGTITLAGATTENPSFEIIAPLLSRCTVYVLKRLEESHIVSILKRTADDEAFREMNPGGVQEGVHNMIAAAADGDGRRALNILELLAGMASGKKITVKGTEKVILSSPLSYDKSGEEHYNLISALHKSLRSGDVDASLYWLARMITSGENPLYIARRMIRFATEDIGLADPSALTVAMRATDSWRFLGSPEGDLALAEAACYLALAPKSNSVYTAWKKAVSSVAQSGSFPVPLHLRNAPTVLMKRLDYGRGYQYAHSQSGGIVTHRNFPDGMKEEEYYLPSDSGRESAVNTKLAEWKKLRENARKERNDT, from the coding sequence ATGGACCTTCTTGATAATACCAATGGAATAGAGCCGAAACCGCCCCTTGCCGATCTCCTCCGTCCCCGAAAACTGGAGGAGGTAGCGGGACAGGATCATCTGTTATCGAAAGACGCGCCTTTCAGAAAGGCCCTTACTCAGGGGGTTCTGGGGTCTTTCATACTATGGGGGCCGCCGGGGTCAGGCAAAACAACTCTTATACTGCTTGTTTCCGAATACACCGAACATAATTTTGTCCGATTCAGCGCTGTCACCGGCGGTGTCAAACAGGTAAGAGCCATAGTGGCTGACGCTTCAAGACTCAGGCGGATCGGAACAAAGACAATGCTCTTCGTAGATGAGATTCACAGGTTCAACAAAGCGCAGCAGGATGCTTTTCTTCCTCATGTGGAAAACGGCACAATAACTCTTGCGGGTGCCACTACGGAGAATCCTTCCTTTGAGATAATCGCCCCGCTTCTCAGCAGGTGTACGGTATACGTTCTCAAAAGGCTTGAGGAATCACACATAGTATCGATATTAAAAAGGACTGCCGATGATGAGGCATTCAGAGAAATGAATCCGGGGGGTGTTCAGGAAGGCGTACACAACATGATTGCCGCGGCAGCCGATGGGGACGGCAGACGGGCTCTTAATATTCTTGAACTCCTCGCGGGGATGGCCTCCGGGAAGAAAATAACGGTTAAAGGGACGGAGAAGGTGATTCTGTCTTCACCCTTGAGTTATGACAAATCGGGAGAAGAACACTACAACCTTATCAGCGCGCTTCATAAGTCACTTCGTTCCGGAGACGTAGACGCATCGCTGTATTGGCTCGCGAGGATGATAACTTCGGGTGAGAACCCTCTTTACATAGCACGAAGGATGATACGCTTTGCCACCGAAGACATCGGCCTTGCTGACCCGTCCGCGCTTACAGTCGCGATGAGGGCAACCGATTCCTGGAGATTCCTGGGTTCTCCCGAGGGAGATCTCGCGCTTGCGGAAGCAGCGTGTTACCTGGCCCTGGCACCCAAATCCAACTCCGTCTACACCGCCTGGAAAAAAGCGGTTTCATCGGTTGCGCAGAGCGGAAGTTTCCCGGTTCCCCTTCATCTTAGAAACGCGCCTACGGTACTTATGAAAAGGCTGGATTATGGACGTGGTTATCAGTATGCTCATTCACAGTCTGGTGGTATAGTAACCCACAGGAATTTTCCCGATGGAATGAAAGAAGAGGAGTACTACTTGCCCTCGGATTCCGGGCGGGAATCAGCAGTGAATACTAAACTGGCTGAATGGAAAAAACTGCGAGAAAACGCGAGGAAGGAAAGGAACGATACTTGA
- a CDS encoding adenine phosphoribosyltransferase, which produces MLSLAELESHIRNIPDFPIEGVIFKDITTLLTHPGALSDTVEHLEEACKRFEYDAVAAIESRGFVFGSVMAAKQHLPLVLIRKPGKLPGDTVSEEYSLEYGTNTVEMHKNSLPAGSRVLIVDDLIATGGSAMAAASLLRRDGCAVAGAAFVVDLSFLGGGNKLKKNGISYVKLIEVHSE; this is translated from the coding sequence ATGCTGAGCCTTGCGGAACTGGAAAGTCATATCCGTAACATTCCCGACTTCCCGATTGAGGGAGTTATTTTCAAGGATATCACGACACTTCTTACCCATCCGGGAGCGTTGAGTGATACCGTAGAACATCTCGAAGAAGCATGTAAAAGATTCGAATACGATGCCGTAGCTGCAATTGAATCAAGAGGGTTCGTATTCGGTTCGGTCATGGCGGCGAAACAGCATCTGCCGCTTGTTCTTATTCGAAAACCCGGGAAGCTGCCCGGTGATACCGTCAGCGAAGAGTATTCGCTTGAGTACGGCACAAATACGGTTGAAATGCATAAGAATTCGCTTCCAGCCGGAAGCAGAGTACTGATCGTTGACGATCTTATCGCGACTGGAGGATCGGCTATGGCAGCCGCATCCCTGCTTCGTCGGGATGGATGCGCTGTGGCAGGCGCAGCCTTTGTCGTGGATCTTTCATTTCTCGGGGGGGGTAATAAACTTAAGAAAAACGGGATTTCGTATGTGAAGCTCATTGAAGTTCATTCGGAGTAG
- a CDS encoding TIGR00725 family protein yields the protein MTDARTNLISVIGGASADQEEILWAEKLGNLLADNGFTVVCGGGTGVMEAVCRGAAFKDGHSIGILPGSDPQKANRWVETVIVTGMGTSRNRIIALSGSVVAAVGGKYGTLSEIAYALQAGKPVCAVGKWAGIDGVVPVSSPEEALDFIVKNTGGNLC from the coding sequence ATGACTGATGCCAGAACGAATCTAATATCCGTAATCGGTGGAGCTTCCGCAGACCAGGAGGAGATACTCTGGGCGGAGAAGCTTGGTAACCTGCTGGCGGATAACGGATTTACTGTTGTATGCGGCGGTGGAACCGGTGTCATGGAGGCAGTATGCAGGGGTGCAGCTTTCAAAGATGGCCATAGCATCGGAATTCTTCCGGGATCAGACCCTCAGAAAGCTAACCGCTGGGTGGAGACAGTTATTGTAACAGGTATGGGAACTTCCCGGAACAGAATAATCGCTCTGTCCGGAAGCGTTGTGGCAGCAGTCGGAGGGAAGTACGGAACCCTGTCTGAAATTGCTTACGCTCTCCAGGCGGGAAAGCCAGTTTGCGCTGTGGGAAAATGGGCCGGAATTGACGGAGTGGTACCTGTTAGTTCACCGGAGGAAGCGCTGGATTTCATTGTTAAAAATACTGGAGGAAATTTATGCTGA
- a CDS encoding small multi-drug export protein: protein MGEILLHWLGGIPGEVQMMVLSAFPLTELRGSIPIAWTVMSNQWAWPWWKIYLLAVAGNLLPVPFLLWFLEPVSRFLRRWKIFDRFFAKLFEKARKRAGTKIEKYEALGLTLFVAIPLPVTGAWTGSVAAFLFGIPKKLAIPAIALGVAIAGILVTLIMSGALAGIGFLVGPD from the coding sequence ATGGGTGAAATTCTGCTTCACTGGCTTGGTGGAATTCCCGGGGAAGTACAGATGATGGTCCTTTCAGCATTTCCTCTTACTGAACTCCGCGGCAGTATTCCAATTGCATGGACAGTTATGAGCAACCAGTGGGCATGGCCCTGGTGGAAGATCTACCTTCTTGCGGTTGCAGGCAACCTCCTGCCGGTACCGTTCCTGCTATGGTTTCTGGAACCGGTCAGCAGGTTCCTGAGAAGATGGAAAATATTCGACAGATTTTTTGCTAAACTATTTGAGAAAGCCAGAAAACGTGCCGGGACCAAAATCGAAAAGTATGAAGCCCTTGGTCTGACTCTATTCGTAGCGATACCTCTGCCTGTAACAGGTGCCTGGACAGGATCTGTAGCCGCCTTCCTGTTCGGAATCCCAAAAAAGCTGGCAATTCCCGCAATAGCTCTTGGAGTAGCAATCGCCGGTATACTCGTTACTCTGATAATGTCAGGCGCTCTGGCTGGTATCGGTTTTCTGGTTGGGCCTGACTGA
- a CDS encoding MerR family transcriptional regulator gives MDSGSEKLYYSISEVCGLTGLKPHVLRYWETAFPMLKPSKNQSGNRIYKQEDIGLIKLISRLLYQERYTIDGARQKIEDMDDPIEQMELELEAATVSAEMIDSIKKEISDIIGLLERDPMAVDKGDNKG, from the coding sequence TTGGATTCTGGCAGCGAGAAGCTTTACTATTCTATAAGCGAAGTCTGCGGTCTTACTGGGCTCAAGCCCCACGTACTCAGGTATTGGGAGACTGCTTTTCCTATGCTGAAACCTTCCAAGAACCAGTCTGGAAACAGAATATATAAACAGGAAGACATCGGATTGATCAAGCTGATCAGCAGGCTGCTCTACCAGGAACGCTATACGATAGATGGGGCCAGGCAGAAGATAGAAGATATGGACGATCCGATCGAGCAGATGGAACTGGAACTGGAGGCCGCGACCGTTTCGGCTGAGATGATCGATTCCATAAAGAAAGAGATATCCGATATTATTGGTTTGCTGGAAAGAGATCCAATGGCAGTTGACAAAGGAGATAATAAAGGGTAA
- a CDS encoding DnaJ domain-containing protein gives MDDSAQDFYGILGIKYGATQNEIEDAYHDIARKLHPDVTGDNRELTERYMAVNEAYHVLSRPEDRADYDASIGVEQQAKDKEKEPESRIIRNEVRPGVDMRHLDAKLKRTVRQAEELCRKDNFWEATRILEGFLKTHPDNAELRKTLATAALGRKRYHEAVNHMKVACEVEYSTLDNFVQLGRIYIQAGQLVLAEKALREALGWNAEHEGALSMMREIGELRDAEKPPIKRMLIKVTKAFKRKE, from the coding sequence ATGGATGATTCTGCGCAGGATTTTTACGGGATACTTGGCATCAAGTACGGAGCTACACAGAACGAGATCGAAGATGCTTACCATGATATAGCGAGGAAACTCCATCCTGATGTCACAGGAGATAATCGTGAACTGACGGAAAGGTATATGGCAGTAAATGAGGCTTACCATGTACTCTCAAGACCTGAGGACAGGGCGGATTACGATGCGTCCATAGGCGTCGAACAACAGGCGAAGGATAAGGAGAAAGAGCCTGAATCCCGGATTATCAGGAACGAAGTCAGACCTGGTGTGGATATGCGCCATCTTGATGCAAAACTCAAACGCACTGTCAGGCAGGCTGAAGAACTGTGCAGGAAGGATAATTTCTGGGAGGCCACTCGCATACTGGAAGGATTTCTGAAGACCCATCCGGACAATGCTGAACTCCGGAAAACTCTTGCTACTGCGGCCCTTGGAAGAAAAAGGTACCATGAGGCGGTAAACCACATGAAAGTAGCCTGTGAGGTCGAGTATAGCACCCTCGATAATTTCGTTCAGCTGGGCAGGATTTATATTCAGGCGGGACAGCTTGTGCTGGCGGAAAAAGCTCTTCGTGAGGCTCTTGGATGGAATGCTGAGCACGAAGGCGCCCTGAGCATGATGAGGGAGATCGGAGAACTGAGGGATGCTGAAAAACCACCAATTAAGAGGATGCTGATAAAAGTAACAAAGGCTTTCAAACGCAAGGAGTAA